One window of Suricata suricatta isolate VVHF042 chromosome 6, meerkat_22Aug2017_6uvM2_HiC, whole genome shotgun sequence genomic DNA carries:
- the TPPP gene encoding tubulin polymerization-promoting protein isoform X1, with translation MADSKAKAAKAANKTPPKSPGDPAKDRAAKRLSLETEGAGEGAAAAAPELSALEEAFRRFAVHGDTRATGKEMHGKNWSKLCKDCQVIDGKNVTVTDVDIVFSKIKGKSCRTITFEQFKEALEELSKKRFKDKSSEEAVREVHRLVEGKAPIISGVTKAISSPTVSRLTDTTKFTGSHKERFDPSGQATRRRSVTQLALPVKCTSRKCRMLWQKTRLYWSIFTPLVSPVLRLRRVNTAADVRSWGTVHAGGSLAPASIAPSCVPVLRAQDRPRASLWLLGGQGLWQRARLTSPAQAVSVPGGARLLRQA, from the exons ATGGCTGACAGCAAGGCCAAGGCCGCCAAGGCCGCCAACAAGACACCCCCCAAGTCCCCAGGGGATCCCGCAAAGGACAGAGCGGCCAAGAGGCTGTCACTGGAGACAGAAGGTGCCGGTGAAGGGGCGGCCGCTGCGGCCCCAGAGCTCAGCGCCCTGGAGGAGGCCTTCCGGCGCTTTGCGGTGCATGGGGACACCAGGGCCACCGGGAAGGAGATGCATGGCAAGAACTGGTCGAAGCTGTGTAAGGATTGCCAGGTCATCGATGGGAAGAATGTGACTGTCACCGACGTGGACATCGTCTTCAGCAAAATCAA AGGGAAGTCCTGCCGGACCATCACATTCGAGCAGTTCAAGGAGGCGCTGGAAGAGCTCTCCAAGAAGAGATTCAAAGACAAGAGCAGCGAGGAGGCCGTCCGCGAGGTGCACAGGCTCGTCGAGGGCAAGGCCCCCATCATCTCAGGGGTGACG AAGGCCATCTCGTCGCCCACTGTATCCCGGCTCACGGACACGACCAAGTTCACGGGCTCCCACAAGGAGCGCTTCGACCCATCAG GACAGGCAACTAGGCGGCGGTCAGTAACACAGCTGGCGTTACCAGTGAAGTGCACATCACGTAAGTGCAGGATGTTATGGCAGAAGACACGTTTGTACTGGAGTATTTTCACACCTCTAGTGTCCCCAGTCCTCCGTTTGCGGCGGGTGAACACCGCAGCAGACGTGAGAAGCTGGGGAACGGTGCACGCAGGCGGCTCGCTGGCACCTGCCAGCATTGCTCCGTCCTGCGTCCCCGTGCTCCGAGCTCAGGACAGGCCTCGGGCGTCCCTCTGGCTGCTCGGCGGACAGGGCCTGTGGCAGCGGGCACGGCTCACGTCCCCAGCCCAGGCTGTTTCTGTGCCCGGCGGGGCCCGTCTGCTCAGGCAGGCATGA
- the TPPP gene encoding tubulin polymerization-promoting protein isoform X2 produces the protein MADSKAKAAKAANKTPPKSPGDPAKDRAAKRLSLETEGAGEGAAAAAPELSALEEAFRRFAVHGDTRATGKEMHGKNWSKLCKDCQVIDGKNVTVTDVDIVFSKIKGKSCRTITFEQFKEALEELSKKRFKDKSSEEAVREVHRLVEGKAPIISGVTKAISSPTVSRLTDTTKFTGSHKERFDPSGKGKGKAGRVDLVDDSGYVPGYKHAGTYDQKVQGGK, from the exons ATGGCTGACAGCAAGGCCAAGGCCGCCAAGGCCGCCAACAAGACACCCCCCAAGTCCCCAGGGGATCCCGCAAAGGACAGAGCGGCCAAGAGGCTGTCACTGGAGACAGAAGGTGCCGGTGAAGGGGCGGCCGCTGCGGCCCCAGAGCTCAGCGCCCTGGAGGAGGCCTTCCGGCGCTTTGCGGTGCATGGGGACACCAGGGCCACCGGGAAGGAGATGCATGGCAAGAACTGGTCGAAGCTGTGTAAGGATTGCCAGGTCATCGATGGGAAGAATGTGACTGTCACCGACGTGGACATCGTCTTCAGCAAAATCAA AGGGAAGTCCTGCCGGACCATCACATTCGAGCAGTTCAAGGAGGCGCTGGAAGAGCTCTCCAAGAAGAGATTCAAAGACAAGAGCAGCGAGGAGGCCGTCCGCGAGGTGCACAGGCTCGTCGAGGGCAAGGCCCCCATCATCTCAGGGGTGACG AAGGCCATCTCGTCGCCCACTGTATCCCGGCTCACGGACACGACCAAGTTCACGGGCTCCCACAAGGAGCGCTTCGACCCATCAGGCAAGGGCAAGGGCAAGGCGGGCCGTGTGGACCTGGTGGACGACTCAGGCTACGTGCCGGGCTACAAGCACGCGGGCACCTATGACCAGAAGGTGCAGGGTGGCAAGTAG